In the genome of Paenibacillus sp. FSL R5-0766, one region contains:
- a CDS encoding carbohydrate-binding family 9-like protein, whose translation MNRSGVPEPRIEYAPKHYICKRAQEPLVLDGRVDKGFWNAAHWTEDFVDIEGDLRPKPGKQTRVKMLWDDDYFYFAAELIEDQIWATLTERDSVIFYDNDFEIFIDPDGDSHQYYEFEINALNTVWDLLLVKPYRDGGPPVNGWDISGLKTAVYIDGELNRPGAENRKWSVEVAIPWTSLKECAEGNRPPAPGEFWRVNFSRVEWQTEVQGDEYRKVLNPDTGTPYPEDNWVWSPMGIINMHYPELWGYVVFSDDGTDQSFELPEDERIKWELRKLYYRERNYYEKHGEFTQDMKLLMGEESWNCEPVIETTRSQFQITAPSSDGTALICIREDGKLWKE comes from the coding sequence ATGAACAGAAGTGGAGTGCCAGAACCCAGGATTGAGTATGCTCCCAAACATTATATATGCAAGCGTGCGCAGGAACCGTTGGTGTTAGACGGTCGTGTGGATAAGGGATTTTGGAATGCGGCTCATTGGACGGAGGATTTCGTTGATATCGAAGGTGATCTTCGTCCGAAGCCTGGGAAACAGACACGGGTAAAAATGCTGTGGGATGACGACTATTTCTATTTTGCTGCCGAGCTGATTGAAGATCAGATATGGGCTACCCTGACTGAACGTGATTCCGTTATTTTTTATGACAATGACTTCGAGATTTTTATCGACCCCGACGGGGATTCCCATCAATATTATGAGTTCGAGATCAATGCGCTCAATACGGTATGGGACCTGTTGTTAGTGAAGCCTTATCGGGATGGTGGGCCTCCGGTTAACGGTTGGGATATCAGTGGTCTCAAGACGGCTGTATATATCGATGGGGAACTGAACAGACCTGGTGCAGAGAACCGGAAATGGAGCGTGGAAGTTGCGATTCCCTGGACCAGTCTAAAGGAATGCGCCGAGGGAAACCGTCCACCTGCGCCGGGTGAGTTCTGGCGTGTCAACTTCTCGCGTGTGGAGTGGCAGACCGAGGTACAGGGCGATGAGTACCGCAAAGTGCTGAATCCGGATACGGGCACCCCTTATCCGGAGGACAACTGGGTGTGGTCACCTATGGGCATCATCAACATGCATTATCCAGAGTTGTGGGGTTATGTTGTATTCTCGGATGACGGAACGGATCAGTCATTTGAGTTGCCGGAAGACGAACGAATCAAATGGGAGCTTCGCAAGCTTTATTACCGTGAACGTAATTATTATGAAAAGCATGGTGAATTTACCCAAGATATGAAGTTGCTTATGGGTGAGGAATCGTGGAACTGTGAGCCTGTTATTGAAACGACTCGCAGCCAGTTCCAGATTACTGCGCCGTCTTCGGACGGAACGGCCTTGATCTGTATTCGGGAAGACGGAAAGCTGTGGAAGGAGTGA
- a CDS encoding transglutaminase domain-containing protein, producing MTSQTLVFSLDAQSLERIEQKFQEKVRFAETRKSELFHIFQQELTQEETWALKYVYAYMPVNDMADYNGDLFLSHVRQALDTRKRVPWGECVPDHLFLHFVLPYRINTENIEDFRGLIYDELAERTAKLSMADAILETNYWCHEKATYIGSDLRTISPLTMIRNARGRCGEESTLAVAALRSIGIPARQVYTPRWAHCDSNHAWVEAWANGQWYYIGACEPEARLNQGWFSPPARRAMLINTRIYADYPGPEDITLSEKGFTEINLLENYAPTRNIYVKVKNGQGEPVPGASVRFELYNTAEFYPIAEIRTDAQGEAIFKTGCGDLLIRAVSGGKWSEILFKAQENNAIELVLDSSEQPTGIVDFDMVPPPEREGEVMVALPEEKIEIHNRRLEEGAQTRSEYEDTFLSEEEAVSLAKKVGLPSVRVWDVLRKARGNSREIAAFLEERSNPYGEWPLRLLESMNEKDLIDTFCQTLDDHLIGALSQQGSWAEDTFVRYILCPRISYELLVPYRGVFQNAFSAEEVVTFRENPATLARMLEQEYEYYEDLSNLKGKGNPIGTFSLKKGDSQSLDILFVAVCRSLGIPARLHPSAQKPQYLSDRGWEDAVFSLTSPQTLKSTSWGMLQLHRDIKAPHDTPEASYFENFTFARLEDGVYKTLIYPYGSTGVYSEPYEVEAGAYRLTTGVRLKDGTAKVRFVYFTVNAGDTAEVVLSYRETEVEIPVLGKLAPGSILTRLDGSEVELEELLGSEGAIAAWIEPEREPTKHLIRELCELAKPLDKLGIPIVLMIGDMEWNAAFSPVGYPNLPVRTVFVRDSSYASLSGFISKPATHEAGYPHLFVLDTQHQVRYSASGYKIGTGKEALQIAAAISQSSNGSE from the coding sequence ATGACCAGCCAAACCTTGGTATTTTCCCTTGATGCACAGTCATTGGAGAGGATTGAGCAGAAGTTCCAGGAGAAGGTACGTTTTGCAGAGACCCGCAAATCGGAATTGTTTCATATTTTTCAGCAGGAGCTAACACAAGAAGAGACATGGGCATTGAAGTATGTCTATGCCTATATGCCGGTAAACGACATGGCTGATTATAACGGGGACTTGTTCTTGAGCCATGTGCGCCAGGCTTTGGACACCCGCAAACGTGTACCTTGGGGGGAATGTGTTCCTGATCATCTGTTCCTTCATTTTGTACTGCCCTATCGCATAAATACGGAAAATATTGAAGATTTCCGCGGTTTGATATATGACGAATTAGCCGAGCGGACAGCGAAGTTATCCATGGCGGATGCCATTCTGGAGACCAATTACTGGTGTCATGAGAAAGCGACCTATATTGGCAGCGATTTGCGCACGATATCACCGCTGACGATGATCCGGAATGCTCGTGGTCGATGCGGCGAAGAATCCACGCTGGCGGTGGCCGCTCTTCGCAGTATCGGTATACCTGCCCGTCAGGTCTACACACCACGCTGGGCTCACTGTGACAGTAACCATGCTTGGGTAGAAGCCTGGGCAAATGGTCAATGGTATTACATCGGGGCATGCGAGCCGGAAGCCCGTCTGAACCAAGGGTGGTTCAGCCCGCCAGCCCGCAGGGCCATGCTGATTAATACGAGGATCTATGCCGACTATCCCGGACCGGAGGATATTACGCTCTCCGAGAAGGGATTTACGGAAATTAATTTACTTGAGAACTATGCGCCCACACGTAACATCTATGTGAAGGTGAAAAATGGACAGGGAGAGCCCGTACCCGGCGCGAGTGTCCGTTTTGAGCTGTACAATACGGCTGAATTCTATCCGATTGCCGAGATTAGGACGGATGCACAAGGGGAAGCGATCTTTAAGACTGGCTGTGGTGACCTTTTGATTCGTGCGGTCAGCGGCGGCAAGTGGAGTGAGATCCTATTCAAGGCTCAGGAAAACAATGCTATAGAGCTAGTGCTGGACTCATCAGAGCAGCCCACAGGGATTGTAGATTTCGATATGGTTCCTCCTCCGGAAAGGGAGGGAGAGGTCATGGTTGCATTACCGGAAGAGAAAATTGAGATTCATAATCGTCGTCTGGAGGAAGGAGCGCAGACCCGGAGCGAGTATGAGGACACGTTCCTGAGTGAGGAGGAAGCTGTCTCGCTGGCTAAAAAGGTTGGACTGCCCTCGGTACGTGTATGGGATGTTCTCCGCAAGGCACGGGGGAACAGCCGGGAAATTGCAGCTTTTCTAGAGGAACGTTCCAATCCATACGGTGAGTGGCCGCTCCGGTTGCTCGAGTCTATGAATGAAAAAGATTTAATTGATACCTTTTGTCAGACGCTGGACGATCATCTGATCGGTGCACTCTCGCAGCAAGGATCATGGGCGGAAGATACGTTCGTGAGATACATCCTATGTCCGCGGATCTCCTATGAGTTGCTGGTCCCTTATCGAGGTGTATTCCAGAATGCCTTTTCGGCAGAGGAGGTAGTGACGTTTAGGGAAAATCCTGCGACGCTTGCCCGAATGCTGGAACAGGAATACGAATACTATGAAGATCTTTCTAATCTAAAAGGTAAAGGGAATCCGATCGGGACATTTAGTCTGAAGAAGGGGGACTCTCAGTCACTGGATATTTTGTTTGTGGCTGTATGTCGCAGTTTGGGTATTCCGGCCCGATTACATCCCAGCGCACAGAAACCACAGTATCTAAGTGACAGAGGCTGGGAGGATGCAGTGTTTAGTCTCACCTCACCTCAAACTCTGAAGAGCACAAGCTGGGGAATGCTCCAACTTCATAGGGATATAAAAGCTCCACACGATACACCTGAAGCATCTTATTTCGAGAACTTTACGTTTGCCCGTCTGGAAGATGGCGTCTACAAGACATTGATTTATCCTTATGGCAGTACGGGTGTCTATAGTGAGCCATATGAGGTTGAGGCAGGAGCTTATCGTTTAACGACAGGCGTTCGTCTGAAAGATGGAACGGCAAAAGTACGATTCGTTTACTTTACCGTGAACGCCGGAGATACCGCTGAGGTTGTCTTGTCTTATCGCGAGACTGAGGTTGAGATTCCTGTACTGGGTAAACTGGCACCAGGAAGTATACTGACCCGTCTGGATGGTTCAGAGGTAGAACTGGAGGAACTTCTGGGATCGGAAGGTGCCATTGCTGCCTGGATTGAACCGGAGCGGGAACCGACCAAACATCTGATTCGTGAACTGTGCGAGCTGGCAAAGCCGCTGGATAAGCTTGGTATACCAATCGTGCTCATGATCGGAGATATGGAATGGAACGCTGCCTTTAGTCCTGTTGGTTATCCGAATCTTCCTGTGCGCACGGTTTTTGTACGAGATTCCAGTTATGCTTCCTTGTCCGGCTTCATTTCGAAGCCTGCAACTCACGAAGCGGGTTATCCACATCTGTTCGTGCTGGATACTCAGCATCAAGTTCGTTATTCGGCTTCCGGGTACAAGATTGGTACCGGGAAGGAAGCCTTGCAGATTGCTGCTGCGATATCTCAATCATCGAACGGATCGGAGTGA
- a CDS encoding glycoside hydrolase family 18 protein, translated as MTKYIAAGYAVDSVLPDMTHEDLSKLTHLNVAFGHVKNDAITTEHLKNGHVIRNIKREHPNLMVLLSVGGWSAGGFSEAASTQVGRDTMAASAVRVLEEYPFDGIDLDWEYPCYGEAGIASSPDDKRNFTLLLKTIRESLDAKGAEDSRHYLLTIAAGADQYYVDGTEMAEVQQYLDYVQLMTYDMRGGFQVLTGHHTNLYTPTGDLFRISTDASVNLFVRAGVPKEKIVIGAAFYSRIWNEVPDRNHGLHQMAGSTGGYGPSFAELEAKYINKNGYIRYWDEEACAPFLFNGSSLISYDDEESIQCKCDYVKDQGLAGIMFWEYGCDPTHRLLGAVHQGLKDLPAGKIG; from the coding sequence GTGACGAAATATATTGCTGCGGGTTATGCCGTTGATTCGGTTCTTCCCGATATGACACATGAAGACCTGTCGAAGTTAACACATCTGAACGTAGCCTTCGGACATGTCAAAAATGATGCAATCACCACCGAGCATTTAAAAAACGGCCATGTGATCCGGAACATCAAGCGGGAGCATCCGAATCTTATGGTGCTGCTATCTGTTGGCGGATGGAGCGCTGGCGGTTTCTCAGAGGCCGCCTCAACTCAAGTGGGGAGGGACACCATGGCCGCATCGGCAGTCCGGGTGTTGGAGGAATACCCTTTTGACGGGATTGATCTGGACTGGGAGTATCCTTGTTATGGTGAAGCTGGTATCGCATCCAGTCCTGATGATAAACGGAATTTCACCTTGCTACTCAAGACAATTCGGGAGTCACTGGATGCCAAGGGAGCCGAGGATAGCCGTCATTATCTGCTCACCATTGCGGCAGGGGCTGATCAATACTACGTTGATGGTACAGAGATGGCTGAGGTGCAGCAGTACCTGGACTATGTTCAGTTGATGACCTATGATATGCGCGGCGGTTTTCAGGTTCTGACCGGACACCATACGAATCTGTACACGCCAACAGGAGATCTGTTTCGAATTAGTACGGATGCTTCCGTGAACCTGTTTGTTCGCGCTGGTGTCCCGAAGGAGAAAATTGTGATCGGAGCTGCGTTCTATTCCCGGATCTGGAATGAGGTTCCTGACCGAAACCACGGGCTCCATCAAATGGCTGGTAGCACAGGCGGCTACGGTCCGTCATTTGCCGAGCTGGAAGCGAAGTACATCAACAAGAATGGATACATCCGTTATTGGGATGAGGAAGCCTGTGCACCGTTTTTGTTTAATGGGTCCAGCCTCATATCTTATGACGATGAAGAATCGATCCAATGCAAATGTGATTACGTAAAGGATCAAGGTCTGGCCGGGATCATGTTCTGGGAGTACGGCTGTGATCCAACTCACCGTTTGCTGGGTGCAGTGCATCAAGGGCTGAAGGATCTTCCGGCTGGGAAAATCGGATAA
- a CDS encoding AraC family transcriptional regulator, with amino-acid sequence MKWNHFKSKLLLKYTLSYISIFLIPLVILTIIIYHNAVNTLRSEIEQTNVNQLTQAKTVIDDRMKELQDIAFRIAYDEQLTRYWTHHPYYSRESIGALVKYKATSSIIDELFLFFRGDDNIYSSQGSENLDVFTGRYKFTTWNKTDMIRDLNNVQSPTIRPAEQVVQGTRIPNSMLAYLVPIAPNNTPAHGTVMYLIHESNLTGLIDSILSDYHGMTYIFDNFGQVLAANYKGEIISEQEVNALFALEPGTHSISLNQEPHSVVSVKSDAGWTYVTAMPSNQFFSRIVHIRTFVVLVFSFMVVMGTFLAIMLARRQYHPISDLMEFIRLKNDPDPSSTTNELEWIKKTLHDYSQRVDLQEPYARNHILLMLLKHGHTGDFPSEFTDKLGIRFNRSHYFVMIMGWEMHAFPIGDNPEQPTVIQLMNDVELPELSAYAYGVELPQADQLALIVGFDAEIGHEVSLNTRMEPIVEKLQWMVTEHTGVAPAIGIGNRYTYPKQLNQSYIEASTALEASMLHGQGSSTYFNNLSGSGVQDSSFWVPKDVLLKLVQSLKQGSYDVAVQMVSTALNTLKSEMPSVPLLRCICFDILNTMLKTASELGIHHVVDQLPRITSYDSLEDLEKKLTGLAAEICAHVEAKSETEESSLMDEIVAYIDANFSDYDLSLGTISSKFTISSSYFSRSFKEKIGMNFTQYIWQKRMDEVIRLLLHTTDPLKDIITRVGYLDTPNFIRKFKKETGYTPGQYRKMHRPNGSADSPDDDDEECIG; translated from the coding sequence ATGAAATGGAATCACTTCAAGTCCAAGCTTCTGCTTAAGTACACACTATCCTATATCTCCATTTTCCTTATCCCTCTTGTTATTTTAACCATCATTATTTATCACAACGCTGTGAACACGCTCCGTTCAGAGATTGAACAGACCAATGTCAATCAGCTCACTCAAGCCAAAACCGTCATCGATGATCGCATGAAGGAATTACAAGACATCGCTTTTCGCATCGCGTACGATGAGCAGTTAACGCGGTATTGGACCCACCATCCGTACTATAGCCGGGAATCCATCGGCGCATTGGTCAAATACAAAGCCACCAGTTCCATTATCGATGAGTTATTCCTGTTCTTCCGCGGAGATGATAACATCTATTCTTCTCAAGGTTCTGAGAACCTGGATGTATTCACTGGCCGCTACAAATTTACTACGTGGAACAAAACAGACATGATCCGGGATTTGAATAACGTACAGTCCCCCACAATACGTCCAGCGGAGCAGGTCGTCCAAGGAACCAGAATACCCAATTCCATGCTGGCATACCTTGTACCGATTGCACCTAACAATACTCCTGCCCATGGAACCGTCATGTACCTGATTCACGAGTCCAATCTGACGGGCCTAATTGATTCCATCCTCAGCGACTATCACGGGATGACTTATATCTTCGATAATTTCGGGCAAGTACTGGCAGCCAATTACAAGGGAGAAATCATATCTGAACAGGAAGTCAACGCTCTGTTTGCCCTTGAACCCGGGACGCACAGCATCTCCTTAAATCAAGAACCACATTCGGTTGTATCCGTTAAATCGGATGCGGGTTGGACTTATGTGACCGCTATGCCCAGCAACCAATTTTTTAGCCGAATCGTTCATATTCGCACCTTTGTTGTTCTCGTTTTCTCCTTCATGGTGGTGATGGGCACGTTCCTCGCCATTATGTTGGCCCGAAGACAGTACCATCCGATTTCAGACTTAATGGAGTTCATTCGGTTGAAAAATGATCCTGATCCATCCTCCACCACCAACGAGCTGGAATGGATTAAGAAAACACTGCATGATTATAGTCAGCGCGTAGATCTTCAGGAGCCCTATGCTCGCAATCACATTTTGCTCATGTTGCTGAAGCATGGTCACACCGGAGATTTCCCCTCTGAGTTTACGGATAAGCTTGGCATACGCTTTAACCGATCCCATTATTTTGTCATGATCATGGGCTGGGAAATGCATGCTTTTCCTATCGGTGATAACCCCGAGCAACCTACTGTCATACAGCTGATGAACGATGTGGAGCTGCCGGAGTTGTCTGCATATGCTTACGGCGTAGAGCTGCCACAGGCAGACCAATTGGCCCTTATCGTGGGATTCGATGCCGAAATCGGGCATGAAGTTAGCCTGAATACCCGTATGGAGCCTATCGTTGAAAAACTGCAATGGATGGTGACAGAACACACCGGGGTCGCGCCCGCAATCGGGATAGGCAATCGGTACACTTATCCGAAACAGCTGAATCAGTCCTACATCGAGGCCTCGACCGCTCTGGAAGCATCGATGCTGCATGGACAGGGCAGCAGTACATACTTTAACAACCTTTCCGGTTCCGGTGTACAGGATTCTTCCTTCTGGGTCCCTAAGGATGTATTGTTGAAGCTGGTTCAGAGCTTAAAACAAGGCAGCTATGATGTGGCAGTTCAGATGGTATCAACTGCGTTGAATACCCTGAAATCCGAAATGCCATCTGTACCGCTGTTGCGTTGCATCTGCTTTGATATTCTGAATACAATGCTCAAAACCGCTTCGGAGCTTGGAATCCATCATGTGGTTGATCAACTTCCAAGGATCACTTCCTACGACTCGTTGGAGGATTTGGAGAAAAAACTGACAGGCCTTGCCGCCGAAATCTGCGCCCATGTCGAGGCGAAGAGCGAGACGGAAGAAAGCTCTCTTATGGATGAAATCGTGGCTTATATCGATGCCAATTTCTCTGATTATGATCTCAGTTTAGGTACGATTTCATCGAAATTCACGATCTCTTCATCCTATTTCAGTCGTTCTTTCAAAGAAAAGATCGGCATGAACTTTACCCAATATATCTGGCAGAAACGGATGGATGAGGTCATTCGACTACTGCTTCATACTACCGATCCGTTAAAAGATATCATCACGCGTGTCGGTTACCTGGATACACCAAACTTCATCCGCAAATTCAAAAAAGAAACGGGTTATACCCCAGGGCAATACCGTAAAATGCACCGTCCCAACGGCTCCGCCGATTCCCCTGATGATGATGACGAGGAATGTATTGGATAA
- a CDS encoding glycoside hydrolase family 43 protein yields MKYTNPVIPGFYPDPSICRVDEDYYLVTSTFEYFPGVPIFHSKDLVNWQQIGHVLTTTEQLPLANAGSSGGIFAPTLRHHDGWFYMTTTNVSGGGNFYVRSIKPEGPWSAPIFVDQGGIDPSFLFDEDGHVYFQTACNGDEGEGIYQCEIDITTGARLTDSRLIWTGTGGAAPEAPHMYKINGLYYLMIAEGGTEYGHMETIARSTEPYGPFDPCPHNPILSNRSMKSSIHATGHADLVQIQDGSWWAVSLGIRPAGYPMRHHLGRETFLAPVTWTDTGWPMIGVDGHIEQEMTGPLLAEHPWSPQAIRDDFDEPSLGMNWIFLRNPAPGSWTLTENPGQLILRGHSVSLDDGQNPAFVGRRLSHFLCNMATELRYEPNANGEEAGITLFMNDKYHYDLAVTQVDGQKKIVLRRTVGSLRTEQALNCDKGPVVLQIKADRNHFTFLYQQGSSDAIEVGSGETHLLSTEVASGFTGVMIAMYAYAPSGECTPASYDWFDYEPLDE; encoded by the coding sequence ATGAAATATACCAATCCGGTCATTCCGGGGTTTTATCCAGATCCAAGTATCTGCCGTGTAGATGAAGACTATTATCTGGTAACCAGTACCTTTGAATATTTCCCTGGTGTGCCCATCTTCCACAGTAAAGACCTTGTGAACTGGCAACAGATCGGCCATGTCCTCACAACAACTGAGCAACTCCCTCTAGCGAACGCAGGTAGCTCTGGCGGCATTTTTGCCCCAACACTCCGGCACCATGATGGCTGGTTCTATATGACAACAACCAATGTCAGCGGCGGCGGAAATTTTTATGTACGTAGTATCAAACCCGAGGGACCATGGTCTGCTCCGATTTTTGTTGATCAGGGCGGCATTGATCCCTCTTTTCTCTTCGATGAAGATGGACATGTGTATTTTCAAACGGCCTGTAACGGCGATGAAGGTGAGGGCATCTATCAGTGCGAGATAGACATCACGACCGGAGCCAGACTAACCGATAGCCGATTGATCTGGACTGGAACCGGAGGAGCAGCACCCGAAGCTCCCCACATGTATAAAATAAATGGCCTCTACTATCTGATGATCGCCGAAGGTGGAACCGAGTATGGTCATATGGAGACCATTGCTCGGAGCACAGAGCCATACGGACCATTTGATCCGTGTCCACATAATCCGATTCTGTCCAATCGGAGCATGAAATCCAGCATTCATGCAACCGGTCATGCAGACCTTGTCCAAATCCAGGATGGAAGCTGGTGGGCCGTATCTCTTGGAATCCGTCCAGCAGGTTACCCCATGCGGCACCATTTGGGACGTGAAACGTTCCTGGCACCTGTCACTTGGACGGATACCGGTTGGCCGATGATCGGCGTGGACGGACATATTGAGCAGGAGATGACTGGGCCTTTGCTGGCTGAGCACCCTTGGTCGCCCCAGGCTATTCGGGATGATTTTGACGAGCCATCATTAGGCATGAACTGGATCTTCTTACGTAATCCGGCTCCGGGTAGTTGGACGCTCACTGAAAATCCCGGGCAGCTCATCCTTCGTGGTCATTCGGTTTCACTCGATGATGGACAAAATCCAGCCTTTGTCGGGCGTCGATTGAGCCATTTCTTATGCAATATGGCAACCGAGCTGCGTTATGAGCCAAATGCGAACGGTGAGGAAGCTGGAATAACCTTATTTATGAATGATAAATATCATTACGATTTGGCTGTAACACAGGTCGATGGGCAGAAGAAAATCGTATTGCGGCGAACCGTCGGCTCTCTGCGAACCGAACAGGCGCTTAACTGTGACAAGGGGCCGGTTGTATTACAAATCAAGGCTGACCGTAATCACTTCACGTTCCTCTACCAGCAAGGTTCATCCGATGCCATCGAAGTGGGTTCAGGAGAAACACATCTGTTATCTACCGAAGTGGCAAGTGGTTTCACAGGTGTGATGATCGCCATGTACGCTTATGCTCCATCGGGGGAGTGTACGCCTGCAAGTTACGATTGGTTTGACTATGAACCTCTGGACGAATAA
- a CDS encoding helix-turn-helix domain-containing protein, whose protein sequence is MSNAYLRWFTSDHQQFPFFIQYGGHVEDMELHNHMDFTELVIVLNGHATHVVNTEEFFIKKGNAFVINGDTHHAYKDPHDFRICNIMFSPEMLASAGPDLRKSNGFQALFVLEPFYRNIHSFPSKLALSISSLEYVESLISFMIEEYQSKQQGYQTMLISRLTEMVVYLSRQYDTQEKGIEGNNLMHLANAISFIEDHYLEPLSLEDIAGKSNISIRHLNRIFRSYYQMTPISYLQKLRLEKACHLLKNGNMSITEISYECGFNDSNYFTRQFKKAFGKSPKTYRQTH, encoded by the coding sequence TTGAGTAATGCATATTTGAGATGGTTTACTTCAGATCATCAACAATTTCCGTTTTTTATTCAGTACGGTGGACATGTTGAGGACATGGAGCTTCATAATCATATGGATTTTACGGAACTTGTGATTGTCCTGAATGGTCATGCAACTCATGTGGTGAACACCGAAGAATTTTTTATCAAAAAAGGAAACGCGTTTGTGATTAATGGCGACACTCATCATGCGTATAAAGACCCTCATGATTTTAGGATCTGTAACATTATGTTCAGTCCCGAGATGCTTGCTTCGGCTGGGCCCGATCTGAGAAAATCTAACGGCTTCCAGGCGCTGTTTGTTTTGGAACCGTTTTATCGTAATATTCACTCCTTTCCGAGTAAATTGGCGTTATCCATTTCCAGTCTGGAGTATGTAGAATCACTGATATCGTTCATGATTGAGGAGTATCAGAGTAAACAGCAAGGGTATCAGACGATGTTGATCTCACGTCTTACGGAGATGGTTGTTTATTTGTCGAGGCAGTATGATACACAGGAAAAAGGGATCGAAGGTAATAATCTGATGCATCTGGCAAATGCCATTTCATTTATTGAAGATCATTATCTTGAGCCGCTGTCGCTAGAGGATATTGCGGGGAAGTCGAATATCTCAATAAGGCATCTGAACCGGATTTTCCGATCCTATTATCAGATGACCCCGATCTCTTATCTGCAAAAGTTGCGTCTGGAGAAGGCGTGTCATTTGTTGAAAAACGGGAATATGTCCATCACGGAAATATCGTATGAATGTGGATTTAACGACAGTAATTATTTCACCCGCCAGTTTAAGAAAGCCTTTGGCAAGTCTCCCAAAACATACAGGCAGACTCATTAA
- a CDS encoding YdeI/OmpD-associated family protein has protein sequence MENVHCIPVTSRDELRNWLQTHGKVEKSCWVMISIKPVPNTLLYLDVVEESLCFGWIDGVKKKISETQLAQRLSPRSKRSSWTELNKERVRRLEKLGFMHDEGRQVLPVMEPTAFIIDGVIEQRLKEDHQVYANFMSFPTLYQNVRIDTIQSVKKQPALFQSRLDKFITNTKENKMYGQWHDNGRLLDY, from the coding sequence ATGGAAAATGTACATTGTATCCCCGTGACGTCGAGGGATGAATTGAGAAATTGGTTGCAGACGCATGGAAAAGTCGAGAAATCTTGCTGGGTAATGATAAGCATAAAACCCGTGCCAAATACCCTGCTGTATTTGGACGTGGTTGAGGAGTCGCTGTGCTTTGGCTGGATCGATGGAGTCAAAAAGAAAATATCCGAGACTCAATTAGCACAGAGATTATCTCCTAGAAGTAAACGCAGCTCATGGACTGAATTGAACAAGGAACGTGTCCGTCGTCTTGAAAAGTTGGGCTTCATGCATGACGAGGGTAGACAGGTTCTTCCTGTTATGGAGCCGACTGCTTTCATAATTGATGGTGTGATCGAACAAAGGCTGAAAGAAGACCATCAGGTTTATGCAAATTTCATGTCCTTTCCTACCCTGTACCAAAACGTTCGGATCGATACGATCCAAAGTGTCAAGAAACAGCCAGCATTATTCCAGAGCAGATTGGATAAGTTCATAACCAACACAAAGGAGAATAAAATGTACGGTCAGTGGCATGACAACGGACGGCTTTTGGACTATTGA
- a CDS encoding DinB family protein, whose translation MNHPEQMYNYHTWANQTILGRIKELPSSVLSQEVNSSFPTIAHALSHIYAVDKMWYEVLNGTGMPEALQACIPLNSEIHDSVDEYIQCFTDLSAQYSEWLRGQADLEQTILLDNPFAGVRETSLSDIVIHVVNHGTYHRGNVSTMLRQLGHDSIMNDYSLFWYQEPAQV comes from the coding sequence ATGAATCATCCGGAACAAATGTATAACTACCACACATGGGCCAACCAAACCATCCTGGGCAGAATCAAGGAACTGCCCTCTTCTGTACTGAGTCAGGAAGTGAACAGTTCATTTCCAACCATTGCTCACGCACTCAGCCATATCTACGCAGTAGATAAAATGTGGTACGAGGTATTGAATGGCACTGGTATGCCCGAGGCACTGCAAGCATGCATACCACTCAATAGTGAAATTCACGATTCTGTGGATGAGTACATCCAATGTTTTACCGACCTGTCGGCACAATACAGTGAGTGGTTACGAGGACAAGCTGATCTGGAGCAAACTATTCTACTCGATAATCCATTTGCAGGAGTTCGCGAAACCAGCTTATCGGACATCGTCATCCATGTGGTTAACCACGGAACCTATCATCGAGGCAATGTTTCTACCATGCTGCGTCAATTGGGGCATGACTCCATCATGAATGACTATTCACTCTTCTGGTATCAGGAACCGGCTCAAGTATAG